A window of Castanea sativa cultivar Marrone di Chiusa Pesio chromosome 8, ASM4071231v1 genomic DNA:
ATACCTTGCACCCCCAACACGTATCAAACTCCATGAGGATGGCTGAATAGGTCCTGCATTGCTTAGCTCTGGAAGGTGAAGAGCAGGAAGAAGCCTGTCACAATCTGGAGAGCAGTTGGAAGTAATGTTTGCAGTTTCAAAATCGAAAGGATCAGCTCGTAGTCGCCGTGAACGGCCACATGCACAAGCATGGAGGAAAACATATCCACTAGAATGTGGCTTGACCCCATCTCCTAAAAGTGACAGGTCAGTTTGGACCTCATGTCTCTGGTGCATACATGGTTTTCCAGTCAAACTAACAGCATCACAGAGTTGCCTCCCAGATTTCCAGATGGATGTACATTCATCCTCCAacttttttgcaaaattttgcaCTGCAGGTCCCTTGACCATTGAGCGGAAAGCATGCAAAGCTTTCTCCATATGAGCTTCATGCTGCGAAGTTGGATAACAAGCAGGCAAGTTCTTTAAGTAAACCTCCTTGGCTACTGGAAGGGTTCTTTCACACCACAGTGTGGAAAATTTTGTGTTCAGTCCTCTCCCACATTCCAACCAAGATACTGCCACATCTAGAGGATCCATATTTTTTGATGCAGATCCTTCAACCTGTGGTGTAGCAGTACTCCGTAGACGAGGTTTCCTTTTATTAATTTCAGTTTCATCTATACATCCACCTTTTGCAGAGAGCACTCCATGCAAAATTAGTTGACTGGAAGATAACCAAATTTCCAGATTTGGAAGTTCAGGAGTGTTGAATGTCTTGCCAGAAGCAGCTGAGGCGGCAGCAGCAGCTGCAGCAACGGCAACCATACCAACACCAGCAGCTGAGCCACTGTTGGTATTAGTGACCATGCTTCCTCTCCCTCTTAAAATATCAGATTGCCTGTAAATGAACTCCCTTACAGATAATATATCCTCTTTGATCACATTCTGAACATGGCTTTCGAGCAAAAGAGAATCAGAGGTTGCTTTTCCACTCAAGACATCTTCCACAAGGCCAATGGCAAATTCAAGAGATTCACATCTCTGACTTGTAGACCAATCTAGCAGTACAACAGCCCTTGATGCATCGAGTGAAAACAACGGTGCAGAATTTGAAGCAACCCCACTTCTTGACCCATGATGACTTGTTTCAGAACCTGAAAGTGTTCGgcatttcttaattaaaaagcGAATCTGTGCTTCAAGAGATGCCTGCAGTTTCTTCCTAAAACTGCCTTCAGATTTACTCACAGGACGGGCAAGCACCATAACAGAACCAGAACCTTTAACAGGCATGCTTGGTCTAGCTATACTGCTCAAACTAGAAGACTGATTAAGTGAGGAGGTATCTGATGACTCCTCCAAATTCAAACAGGGATTTGACACATCAGAGAAATCGTCGACAAAAGCAAAAAGTATAACTGGAGTACACTGTCCTGGAAACAAAGAGGTGTAAGAACCTAATCCTGACATGAGAGATATAGCTGAAGCATTACGACTTAAGGTGCCACCAGTTCTTCCTGGAGAAGGGTTGTTGGAGGAGGTGGTTGAAGATGTAGGTCGTGATGATGACGAAGAATGTGGCCTAGATGGCAACGGTGGATTGGTTCGGGATTTTACAAATGGTGCCAAAGCATGCTTGGCTGATTGTAAAACtcgaaattttttcaaaatttgagtgTCAAAGCGTGACCCCTCCTGAATATATACTATTACATGGCAAACCTGCATTGCTAATTGAGCTGAACATCAGATATAACAATTTAAAAAGACCACATTTTCATCAAAACTAGAAATACTACATGCCAACCCATATACTAGTAAACCAAAACTTTTGAACAAGCTCCAAACAATAATCAATGCTCTCACAAACTCTTTGTTGCCAATGTGCTATACTGAGATGGCACTCGGCACCCCCTCACCCCATAAGTACAGGCTGCTttgtaacttaccaatcaagGGTTCATGGACAAAACCTATAAAATTCGTGACATACAATATTTTGAATTCATAGAACTCTACTAAAACCCAACCTATTTCAAATGTAAtaaactttcaagtttcaacccgattaattaaccaataataATCATACAACTAAGGCCAAAAAACACACGGttagtccctaaactttaaCTCGTGAGCAATTTTAGCCCCTGAAGTTTAAAGtgatcacttttagtccctaaaaatCTTTAAAAGTGATAGTTTTAGTCCTAACAAACTTAATGCAATCGCTTCTAGTACTTATACAGTAATGAAGTGTCGATTTTTAGTCTATACTAAACGAGATTATTTTAAACTTCGGGGACTAAAATCGCTCGTGCACTAAACTTTAACATTGCAATAGACAATAAGGCAATCACTACTTTTCAAAAACTGAAgcattttacatatataatttgagTTCAGTTCAAATTTGCTCCCAGAATAAAAATATACTACAATTTTAAGCACTgcattttaagaaaattgaaataagaaGCAGTAGCACTCACAGTGAACATGAAGAGCAAACCCTGGAGATCCCGGGACTCGTGGTCCTCAAAACCCGACCCGGGATCCGAAACCCCAGTCATGGCGGGGCACCGGGTCGAACAAAACCGCAAGTACAAAATCCCCTTATCTTCCTGGGGGTAGTAGCTGATGCTTCTCCATTTGAACCAGTCCTTGACCTCCTCTTTCTCGTTCTCGTTGTCTGCTTCGAACAAGGGCTTGTCCAGGTGGCCGGACCCGAATACGTTGGAGTCGATGACCCGGTTGATGATCCGGGACGAGGGTTCGGGTCTTCGCGAAATGAAGCCGACGACGACGACGCCGTCGGGTAGTGGTGGTGGGGGATCTGGCGGAGGGAGAGGGGTTTGGCCTTTTGGGGAGGCTGAAGGAGAGGAAGTCGGAGGTGGCGGTGGGGGTGGTCGAATTAGGACCCGCATCGAGGACTGGTTCGGTTTCGGGTTTGGACTTGGGTTCGGAGGGTCCATTGAATAAGAAGAGAGAGGTAGAGAGAGGAACGAAGGGCTCCGCTGTGACTCTGTGACTGTTGTTctttttgagtttacaaggaaaaCGCCgcgtcgtttttttttttttttttgtgatttcgTCTTTACTCAAATTTCATAAAGCCGTTGTACTATAAGCAGTTTGGAGGAATTTCTTCCACCTAATTCActtattagagcatccacatctcttcagctaaaattttgtaaaatgaaaaaaagtacaacttttacatattttttgtaaaaaatcacccacatcagtgggtgtataaAAGTGCAAAAACGTGGAAACCcttaaacgagctacagtaccgtgtaaatatacacgagTACTGTAGCTTGTGTatagattattttaatattttcgtTCGctccatttttcctctctctgCTCCGTTCTCAACGACCTCAACAAACTCAATATCAACACAGAGAAATTAACACGAACGGCTCCTCGCAACAAACTCGGACATACATttgctcccaaaaaaaaaacacacagatACACAAACTTTGGTCGGCGAGCCGCGGATCGGAGCCAGGATCGGTGGTGCGTGAATCGGAGATCACGGCGGGCTaggcgtggatcggagatcgcgccgggctcggcgtggatcggagatcgccgCAGGGCTCGCCCGAGAGAGGATCCGAGATCGCGAGGGGCTCgacgtggatcggagatcgccgctgggctcggcgtggatcggagatcgcgctgGGCTCGGCGGTGCGAGGATCGGAGATCGCACTGGGCTCGGCGGTGCGAGGATCGCGCATCgcgctgggctcggcgtggatcggagatcgccgCGGGTctcggcgtggatcggagatcgcgccgggctcggcggtgcgaggatcggagatcgcgccggggctcggcgtggatcggagatcgcgctgggctcggcggtgcgaggatcggagatcgcgctgggctcggcgtggatcggagatcgccgCTGGGCTCGGCGGTGCGAGATCGGAGATCGGAGTTGGaagatgggtagagagagagagagaaagagaaatgaagagaaggagagagagagagacatgaatcagaaatgaagagaagaatcaccaaaaaaaaataaacagtaGGCGCGCGCGTGTTAGTTGAgagatataattaaaaaaagtgagaaaattattatttaattaatagaggtagtaggatagatgaactgatgtgggtgatttgtaaaaatgaatgtgtaaaattttaaaatgaggttttttgtgtaaaatagatgaaatttttaGCTGATCTGGTGTGGTTGCTCTTATGCGGCTAAAActaaacttttgttttttttttttttaaagagagttttaaGTTATGGCGTTTTTGGTTATCACAAAATCAAGACgctaattgatttttggtatagatggagaattaaaactaaatataaatgATCATTTCAATCATTATCTACTCAAATCAGTCGAGAAGGACAAATATTACTATTCAGTAAGTGTCTCATCAATCAAaattcagaagaaaaaaaatatatttctatttGTACTTACTCACCCAAACCTAGATCATCTGCGAAGGACGAATCAACCCAAATCAAAATAGAAGACGATGTATCAAAGTAGGACGAATCAACCCAAGTCAAGATAGAAGACGACGAATCAAAGCAAGACAGATGTATTGAGGAAAATAActtctaaactagtttggagtTAAACATTTAATTTAGGTTATTTATTTGGAACAATTTTTAGGGATATAATGCTTTGGAAAGATTTTATATAACTTTTCGATATATGGTGTAGAATATCAATTGCTTTCTAAGTAATATcaatatttgggttttttctatcaaacaaaataataaataaaattgggtTCTGTTTTCCCATTTGAGGTTCCCTAGTTACACTCACACTAATTAGTGTATCCTCGTTCATTTTGGATTCAATCTATGCGAAATTCGCCTACTCACCCACATGCTTTACTTTAGTGTCATTCTCTATCAATATTCCTCAAGCCCATTGGTGTAGTCATCCTTAGATCATGGTAGACACTTTTTTGTCAATAGTGTAGTCGTTCTTTGATTGTctattattgttgtttgttgccaCCATCAACATGTTTGCATGATTCATTCCACATTGTTATTGGTACACTTTATATCAAATTCGATTATTCATGGCCATGGTTTTTTTTCCCGTAGGATTTCAATTCCAAATCCAAGATTCACCTTGTGTGTTGAGCGGGAATGTTATAATATACATATGTTTTATATGACTTAATATACTTTCCCTTTATGTTATATTGTGTATGTATCTTAGTCATGACCCTTTATTAAGCTTTGAACCAAGACATATCAATTATCTTTAACTCAGATTATTAATGACTCATACAAGTCAACCattatgtgtatatatacaccCTATATTCGATTATTGTGTTACAcaatttataattgtaaaaaaaatgtagttacTAAGGGCCTTTTATTATTGACGACCACAATAGGGTGAACCATGTAAACCCTTAATTGtcctctctcattctctctctaaaacttttattttcttccttttattataataaatttgatattCCTTTCTTAAGTCATTTGGTTGAaagttatatttattaaaagaattattgaattattaaaatattgatttttttcaaaaatttatgaaaacGTTGGCAATTTAAAAAGTTCCAACAATCCACAATGCACTTTCACAATTTAACACACAAAAAAGTTAGGAACTTAGTTTGTACATTTGTATTcgtataagaaaataaaaggagatgACAAATGGAGGGACTTATTTGGTTTTAGTGGAAGTGTGTGCGTGGATGTAAAAACTAAGATCAAAGCTAACTGTGAATTTCAGtatttctgatggttgaataagagatttcgAGTTCAATTTATGTctacactaaaaattgattaatgtCTGAGTCTGATGATAAACAATTATAATCAGAAGTGGATACTATAGActaaaacttagaaaaaaaaaaaaatcaaagttgaCCGTGGAGGCTCTATGAAAATTGTTGTGAGAGCCCAGAGGGGATTTCAAAGTTTTTGCAAactcaaacttttttttggatgaacttTGCAACTTATACTTATGCATTGGTttcaccaaaataaaatatgcaagcaattctatgtcaaattcagcaaaaaaaaaaacagaatgcAAGCAAGTGTTTCTttgataaaaactaaaaagagatAGGTGCACAGTGCACTTGTCCGCGTAAGTGTAATTTATGTTCCAAATTTACACTTTGAAAGTTAAATGCTGATAAAGGATCGCTATTCTCTAGTCCTCTATATAAAGGATCACAgtcacattttattttaattttttttcggAGAAAAAAGACACAGTTTCAAGGCTGATGGTCATACcaagaaataaaagagagagagagattgtggaGTGTGATATGTCTTTGCTGCAAACCAAAAAGAATAGAATAATGTAACGTCTTTTTTGCTCGGCCCCAAATCATGATCTTAGGATTGGACTCACATGATTAAGGAGATAACATATATTGACCCtcgaattatttatttatttattattattacaaaaggggaagatttatttatttaaaaggaTTGTGCATTTTTTATCTTTCGACAAAATTTAGATACAGTACCTTAAATACTGTACTTTTTTAGTTACTGTTCTTTTAAGATTCAGCCATATaataacttaattaaaaaatatactttcatcCTATgtgaaaaaattcacatggcagaatcttatgAGGGAACATAAGGAATAGtacctaagtactgtacttaagtcCTGCCTTTTGATCTCTCCaattctttttgttgttttgctAAATTTTTCTATGATTTCTATTTACAAAGGATAGTTACTTTTTTAAATTTCGggtttaatttatcaattttgagatcacaaaatttaatttattatatccTAAATTATAAGactaaaaatatacttttctttataaaatagactaatatattttaagtttttcctCTTATTATAACAAATTTGATATTCCTTTTCTAATTCAATTGATGAATTATTGAgaatattgatttttaaaaaaattatgaaaacattgacaattttaaaaaaagcccATATTAATTGTCGGCATATTCCCGATTCTTTTAGAAATACCAAGCTTCAAGCCCATCCAAAaagtaagaaaacaaaaaaaacaaacaacctTAGGCCCAACAACAGATAAACCCCCATAGTACATACGCACACAAACGCAGTTGTGAGCTACCACTCACTTCACCAGAAGCTTTGTTCCATTTCATTCTCTGTGGCActatcatcttcttcttcatctcaaCCACAATCCTAAAATGCAAGCTGCACTGGCAGCcatggtgtgtgtgtgagtgtgtgtcaATGAACTAACTGTAAACGTTGGATCTTCTGTAAGAGTTTTCACTATCAAGAAATGTGATTTACATTTAGAACTTTTAATGGCATGATAAAATTCACAGCTTTTTTTACTTAAGAAAACAGCTAAGTTATACCCCAAAGTGATTGCAAACAAATTAATAAGGCATGTTCGATTAAGTAGCTGAACATTATTTATTTGGTAGCGACTAATAGAAAAATCAACGTTAATAAGGATTATGGGCCCTCTTAGTTATCAAATACATCTTtcatatattttacaatttttttttaccatttattgATACTGGTGAACGTTTGAACCTACCAGTTTACCTCTATTATCACTTTTTTAGCTACCAATCAATTACTGCCCCTTATTATGTTCAAGAAATATTGGAAGTTATCAAATTGAAAGTTAATTTATTGTTTGTATTAATATATTGAAAGTTTACTTGACTGATAATTTCAACCCATTGATTATAGATTTTGTAGTCGGTGGGTTTACAAAGGCCACAGAAGTCAAATGACAGTTAGATGGAAGAAAAGAGCTTAGAGATAGTTTAGAAGAAGTGACTTGGAAAGTACCCCTTAGGTCCTAACTGAAAAAGATGTGACATGCTTTTGAGTGAAGCATAAACCAAGCCACACAGGATTGTGCAgttgaggagaaaaaaaaaattataaaaattcagTTTGAAGAAAGCATTCagcaattttcttttctgttaaaTGCAGCCAATTATAAAGATGTAATTAATTATCTGTTAAAATGAGATTACATAAATTATCTCTTGCTAGGCCATCGACTCCATTTCTGATTTCAAGAGTTTGTAGATGTACGAGTTAgtgataaaaatacaaatatatatatatatatatatatatat
This region includes:
- the LOC142607439 gene encoding uncharacterized protein LOC142607439 isoform X1, which gives rise to MDPPNPSPNPKPNQSSMRVLIRPPPPPPPTSSPSASPKGQTPLPPPDPPPPLPDGVVVVGFISRRPEPSSRIINRVIDSNVFGSGHLDKPLFEADNENEKEEVKDWFKWRSISYYPQEDKGILYLRFCSTRCPAMTGVSDPGSGFEDHESRDLQGLLFMFTVCHVIVYIQEGSRFDTQILKKFRVLQSAKHALAPFVKSRTNPPLPSRPHSSSSSRPTSSTTSSNNPSPGRTGGTLSRNASAISLMSGLGSYTSLFPGQCTPVILFAFVDDFSDVSNPCLNLEESSDTSSLNQSSSLSSIARPSMPVKGSGSVMVLARPVSKSEGSFRKKLQASLEAQIRFLIKKCRTLSGSETSHHGSRSGVASNSAPLFSLDASRAVVLLDWSTSQRCESLEFAIGLVEDVLSGKATSDSLLLESHVQNVIKEDILSVREFIYRQSDILRGRGSMVTNTNSGSAAGVGMVAVAAAAAAASAASGKTFNTPELPNLEIWLSSSQLILHGVLSAKGGCIDETEINKRKPRLRSTATPQVEGSASKNMDPLDVAVSWLECGRGLNTKFSTLWCERTLPVAKEVYLKNLPACYPTSQHEAHMEKALHAFRSMVKGPAVQNFAKKLEDECTSIWKSGRQLCDAVSLTGKPCMHQRHEVQTDLSLLGDGVKPHSSGYVFLHACACGRSRRLRADPFDFETANITSNCSPDCDRLLPALHLPELSNAGPIQPSSWSLIRVGGARYYDPSKGLLQSGFSATQKFLLKWTIFLETCKSPNGLTEGVLQHGFLTRSCTNSKVELSADTDIKKTSSVRLYSGDLQIGGEHQSKPSENIKSSDDTKISFGRGLPNFTLRKPFSAVVAGSAAADSGFPPLQQRKQASSVSDKVKQGRARDRSVEQVHAADEHQGSQKSEDILNDTNTNGCTDGDPFLQIGSNVIPVNVNGGGKIKLNPSLKHVMVYVGFEHECPHGHRFLLNTEHLNELGSSYSFLEESHITSLTNISDRNVMNPSKLGKNGVRGKVHRNSNLMNASAVNKETNMYQSKEIVANGNLNLGRLIQFPGSGEEQNQASLSISTLPKIVKGLEGGLQSISLNDGGSAFSMVNRNLPIYMNCPHCRLSKNKRDPPKIKFAGTISQLQRIFLVTPPYPIILATCPTIQFEASCLPLSIPDSERKLQFSLGCRVILPPESFLTLRLPFVYGVQLDDGSLHPLNPFEHQPELTAWITKGTTLQVLSKGSGLDEGFHT
- the LOC142607439 gene encoding uncharacterized protein LOC142607439 isoform X2; the protein is MQVCHVIVYIQEGSRFDTQILKKFRVLQSAKHALAPFVKSRTNPPLPSRPHSSSSSRPTSSTTSSNNPSPGRTGGTLSRNASAISLMSGLGSYTSLFPGQCTPVILFAFVDDFSDVSNPCLNLEESSDTSSLNQSSSLSSIARPSMPVKGSGSVMVLARPVSKSEGSFRKKLQASLEAQIRFLIKKCRTLSGSETSHHGSRSGVASNSAPLFSLDASRAVVLLDWSTSQRCESLEFAIGLVEDVLSGKATSDSLLLESHVQNVIKEDILSVREFIYRQSDILRGRGSMVTNTNSGSAAGVGMVAVAAAAAAASAASGKTFNTPELPNLEIWLSSSQLILHGVLSAKGGCIDETEINKRKPRLRSTATPQVEGSASKNMDPLDVAVSWLECGRGLNTKFSTLWCERTLPVAKEVYLKNLPACYPTSQHEAHMEKALHAFRSMVKGPAVQNFAKKLEDECTSIWKSGRQLCDAVSLTGKPCMHQRHEVQTDLSLLGDGVKPHSSGYVFLHACACGRSRRLRADPFDFETANITSNCSPDCDRLLPALHLPELSNAGPIQPSSWSLIRVGGARYYDPSKGLLQSGFSATQKFLLKWTIFLETCKSPNGLTEGVLQHGFLTRSCTNSKVELSADTDIKKTSSVRLYSGDLQIGGEHQSKPSENIKSSDDTKISFGRGLPNFTLRKPFSAVVAGSAAADSGFPPLQQRKQASSVSDKVKQGRARDRSVEQVHAADEHQGSQKSEDILNDTNTNGCTDGDPFLQIGSNVIPVNVNGGGKIKLNPSLKHVMVYVGFEHECPHGHRFLLNTEHLNELGSSYSFLEESHITSLTNISDRNVMNPSKLGKNGVRGKVHRNSNLMNASAVNKETNMYQSKEIVANGNLNLGRLIQFPGSGEEQNQASLSISTLPKIVKGLEGGLQSISLNDGGSAFSMVNRNLPIYMNCPHCRLSKNKRDPPKIKFAGTISQLQRIFLVTPPYPIILATCPTIQFEASCLPLSIPDSERKLQFSLGCRVILPPESFLTLRLPFVYGVQLDDGSLHPLNPFEHQPELTAWITKGTTLQVLSKGSGLDEGFHT